One genomic region from Ptychodera flava strain L36383 chromosome 14, AS_Pfla_20210202, whole genome shotgun sequence encodes:
- the LOC139150300 gene encoding phospholipase A1-like codes for MEGMALFRILCISSWLCNIHANQPHDTPFRASYETWTIPESSTLPKPWELSDIKPELIAFRKHCKGWFFNLIEPDCQNISMHQIYSDSMTSATFSQLIDFIETDRLVFIVHGFTGDVTSQWMHITKDEILKVNHRTTVILVDWGRGAALCFSDFRNIYSRQVANTQVVGEWLGIVAKAVTLRQSKVEIWGIGHSLGAHVLAKAGRESGAFTRITGLDPAGPYIENDNQYISLRKTDATFVDVIHTDGYHNTLLPDLLGHFGTLIPLGDIDFYPNYGFDQPMSPGGRFSKRWPVESLGHSRAIELFIWSISHPEAFKTNLQLDDIPAYNKPVTNSSTMYCKSLFWPFNLLLPNQAQMGYYADRIFGCKTGLFYLPTTASEPWSSNLSLKVNL; via the coding sequence ATGGAGGGCATGGCGCTGTTCAGAATTCTCTGCATTTCATCGTGGCTTTGTAACATTCACGCCAACCAGCCTCACGACACGCCGTTCCGAGCATCCTACGAAACCTGGACGATTCCCGAATCTTCGACCCTTCCGAAACCATGGGAACTGTCCGACATAAAGCCGGAGCTTATAGCCTTCAGGAAGCACTGCAAAGGTTGGTTCTTCAATTTGATAGAGCCTGATTGCCAGAACATATCTATGCATCAAATTTACTCCGATTCAATGACGTCAGCGACGTTTTCTCAGCTGATTGATTTCATCGAAACTGACCGCCTCGTCTTCATCGTACACGGATTTACCGGCGATGTCACGAGCCAGTGGATGCACATCACCAAGGATGAAATTCTCAAGGTCAACCATCGCACCACTGTGATTCTCGTCGACTGGGGGCGTGGGGCCGCCCTCTGCTTCAGTGATTTCCGGAACATTTACAGCAGGCAGGTTGCGAACACCCAAGTCGTCGGAGAATGGCTTGGCATTGTGGCAAAGGCCGTCACACTGAGGCAGAGTAAGGTTGAAATATGGGGCATTGGTCACAGCTTAGGGGCCCATGTCTTGGCAAAAGCAGGGCGAGAGAGCGGAGCGTTCACCCGAATCACCGGTTTGGACCCCGCCGGGCCGTACATCGAGAACGACAATCAATACATCAGTTTGAGAAAGACTGACGCCACGTTTGTTGACGTCATCCACACTGATGGCTATCACAACACTCTGCTTCCTGATTTGCTGGGTCATTTCGGGACACTCATTCCCCTGGGAGATATCGACTTCTATCCCAATTACGGTTTCGATCAGCCTATGTCACCAGGGGGCAGATTCTCCAAGCGATGGCCTGTAGAGAGTCTTGGTCATAGCAGAGCTATCGAACTTTTCATTTGGAGTATCTCCCACCCCGAAGCATTTAAGACGAATTTGCAACTCGACGATATCCCGGCTTATAACAAACCGGTGACTAATTCATCGACTATGTACTGCAAGTCCTTGTTCTGGCCTTTCAAtctactcttaccaaatcaagcgCAAATGGGTTATTACGCTGACAGAATATTTGGTTGCAAGACTGGATTGTTTTACTTGCCGACGACGGCTTCAGAGCCTTGGTCCTCAAATCTGAGCTTAAAGGTCAACCTCTGA